Below is a window of Streptomyces sp. NBC_00289 DNA.
GGCCGAACAGCCGCCCGAGCAGACCGCGCTTCTTCTCCCCGCCGCCTTCGGTGCCGGCCGCAGGCTCCGGAGCCTGCGGGGTCGGTGCCGGGGTCGGTGCGGGCGCCTGCTCCGGGGCGGGTCCCTGCTCCTGGTCCTTCTTGCCGAGTCCGAACTTCCACCACTTGGCCATGGCCGATCACTCCCCCCGCTCAGCGGTGTACTGCTCGATTGCGTTGTGGATGAAGACTCGGTGGTCCTCGGTGACCTGCTCGAACATCGGCAGGAAGTCGGCCATCGGCACGGTGTTCTCCGCCGTCCACTGCCCGCCCTGCGACCCGAGCTTCATGCCGTCGGGCTTCGCCAGCTCGGGGTCGGCCTCGTTGCTCGCGAACCCGGCGGCGTCCACGTTCACGTACAGCGGCGTGACGCCCTCCTCGCGGGCGAACGCCACCAGGTTGCGGTACATGTTCGCCGTGGCGTGCGACAGCAGCATGAAGGCCCAGTCCGGCCGCCAGTAGATGTCCTTGGTGTACGCCTCGCCCGTGGCGTAGTCGAGGCGGGGACCCTTCGAGCGGCCCAGGTAGCCGCGGAACGACTGGTACACCGCGCCGTTGATCTGCTTGGCGAACTTCGCGCCCGGACGCCCGGCCTCGGCCGCCGCCACGATGTAGACCCGCGAGTCCTTGACCTTCTTGTAGAAGCCCTCCAGGGCCCGCTTCGAGTCCTCCCAGACCCACGCCTCCAGGATCTGCGGTTCCCACGTCGGCCACAGCACCTTCAGCAGGTCCATGCTCGGAGTGGCCACCCAGTAGCCGCCCTCCTCAGCCTCCTTGAACACCAGCGGCGGCAGGCCCGGCAGCGCGACCAGGCCCGGGATCTCAGCGATGCGCCAGTACCCGGCGAACCGCTTGTTGTACGCGATCGTCCCGCCGTCGAAGTGGGTCGGCTCCCCGATGCCGAGCTGCACGTTGGAGTACGCGGGCAGCCAGGCCGCCGTCTTGTCGTACTCCTGGATCCAGGCCGCCGCCCGCTGCTCCTGGGTGAACTCGGCCAGCGGCTTCTCCCAGATCTGCGGGACCATCGCCCAGTTGACGCAGTCCTTGTTCTCCGGGTCAGCCGGGGGCACGATCCGCCGGCGGATCGCCTCGCACGCGACGTCCGGACGGCCCAGGCCGCCCGCGAAGTCCTCGCCCGTCTTGTTCGGGGAGGCGTAGTAGGGCGTCACCTCCGGGGAGGCGTCGCGGCCGTGCCGGGTGGACAGGGTCCACACCATCAGCGCGTCCAGCAGGACTTCCGGCGTCTCCGGTCCGGCCAGACCGGCCAGGCGGGCCTGCCGAGCCTTCTTGATCCGGTCGTCGTAGGCCGGGACCGCGACCGACAGCCGCTCGTCACGGGCCTTGTCGGCCAGGACCAGCGTCATCCAGCAGGACAGAGCCGCCGGACGCATCGAGGCGATCGGCCCGCCCTCGGTCGGCGTCGCCCACTCGTGAGCGACCGGCGTCTGGGCTCCGATCCTGCGCACGTACTCCGTCGGACCCAGCCCCTTCGCCTCCCGCTCCTGCGTGACACCCAGCGCCTGACGCTCCTTGAGCGTGGGCAGGCCCATGGGCTCCATGGCCTCCTCGTGGACGTACAGGGTCTTGATCCCGTACGCCTGCATGAGGGCCGGGACCTGGTCGACGTGCCGGGGGAGCGAGACGTGTACCGGTTCGTGGTTGGGCAGGAACAGCCGCCCATTGCCCAGCACCGCGAACCGCAGCGCGGACGCGGTCCGGCCCTTCGCCTTGAACTCCAGCTCCAGCCACTCGCGGTCACAGCCCGGCTCGTCCGGCTGGATCATCCGCGCGGCAGGGAACACGGCCGTCGTCGTGGCCTCGTGAGCCCGCGAGGCCGTGGCCTCTTCAGCAGGGGAGAGATCCTCCTCGGAGAACTCGAAGGGCAGCGGTGTAGGACCCGCAGCCCCGGTAGCCCCGTCGCTGGTCGGGGCCTGGTCGGCCGGGGCTACCGGGCCATCTGAGGGGTAGCCCCCGGGTGTAGCCCCGCCCGGGAACTGCCCGTCAGAACCGCCGTCCGGCTCGTCGCCCGGCTCGTCGGGAGCGAACAGCTCAGCCGCCCGGCGGACGTCGAAGCAGTGCATCCTCTCCCCGAGTCCGTGACCCCGGATCGCCTTCGGCAGCTTGCGCTGCACGTTCCGGCCCGCGTCGCGCTTGTGGACCCCGCGGTCGCGGAGCTCCCCCAGCGCGGCCGACACGTTGTCGATCCCGGCCTGGAGGGCGGCCTCCTGGACGACGGGGTTGACCACCCACCACTCGCTCGTGTCCGGGTTGTAGAACCCGCGCAGCCGCCGGAAGCCCTCCTTGGAGGCAGTCGGCAGGTCGTCCATGTCGGGGAACGCGGACTTCTCGATCCGCAGCGCGTCCAGGGCCTCCCACAGCTTCTCGTGGTCGGAGACGTTGTTCTCGGCAGCGACCTGGATGGCGGCCTGGAGGCGCGCGGCGGCCTCCTTCTCAGCGACCTCTCCCAGCGTCGGCACGCCGATGGCCTGCCCGAGCATGTGGGCACCGACGACCCAGGCCATGTGCATTTCCGCGATCGTGCCCGCGATCCCGCCCTCTGCAGGGCGGTACTTCGCGCACAGCTCAAGGTGGAACTT
It encodes the following:
- a CDS encoding DUF927 domain-containing protein, translated to MTHQSTETPSTDGDVPPQRRRGSVSNLERGGTPAGCRPIAGMKRGWFYREADRMILHRQNPEDALLPIGQVPRITAQIVHLTDDGEDIRTEYLGIGKRQRRARIYTEDELDRGTWSSKAGQRRPTGNDERHAFARLIREAGDKAPIVSARTYYNEAGDLVFPEADAQTLGYRVLRGEEKDAREAWDEIGAWACDCGKSALCMGFMFAGPVFDALDVLPHMVNAYGPGQQGKSTILTVSCACFGDIKPRRQRILISWDASKQGIGQTLRLRGFLPLGMDEHSSSGRSIKESSREISQYVAGAQRSIGSADGSPRESDGFWNSAAFSTSNEPLKFSGQTEDLASRLHEVSAPFFPNKFVDSEGAPADPGLGGAEHISKRLKRLAKEFGGWPLEWAIRKGMYRAENLAKLKKFHLELCAKYRPAEGGIAGTIAEMHMAWVVGAHMLGQAIGVPTLGEVAEKEAAARLQAAIQVAAENNVSDHEKLWEALDALRIEKSAFPDMDDLPTASKEGFRRLRGFYNPDTSEWWVVNPVVQEAALQAGIDNVSAALGELRDRGVHKRDAGRNVQRKLPKAIRGHGLGERMHCFDVRRAAELFAPDEPGDEPDGGSDGQFPGGATPGGYPSDGPVAPADQAPTSDGATGAAGPTPLPFEFSEEDLSPAEEATASRAHEATTTAVFPAARMIQPDEPGCDREWLELEFKAKGRTASALRFAVLGNGRLFLPNHEPVHVSLPRHVDQVPALMQAYGIKTLYVHEEAMEPMGLPTLKERQALGVTQEREAKGLGPTEYVRRIGAQTPVAHEWATPTEGGPIASMRPAALSCWMTLVLADKARDERLSVAVPAYDDRIKKARQARLAGLAGPETPEVLLDALMVWTLSTRHGRDASPEVTPYYASPNKTGEDFAGGLGRPDVACEAIRRRIVPPADPENKDCVNWAMVPQIWEKPLAEFTQEQRAAAWIQEYDKTAAWLPAYSNVQLGIGEPTHFDGGTIAYNKRFAGYWRIAEIPGLVALPGLPPLVFKEAEEGGYWVATPSMDLLKVLWPTWEPQILEAWVWEDSKRALEGFYKKVKDSRVYIVAAAEAGRPGAKFAKQINGAVYQSFRGYLGRSKGPRLDYATGEAYTKDIYWRPDWAFMLLSHATANMYRNLVAFAREEGVTPLYVNVDAAGFASNEADPELAKPDGMKLGSQGGQWTAENTVPMADFLPMFEQVTEDHRVFIHNAIEQYTAERGE